The genomic DNA GCTAGAATCCCTGCTGGCCCAGGTATTCTTTCTCTCTGCTACAATTCGACTGATGATAAAGTCTACTGCGCAAATTGTGATGGCGATAATTTAACCGTGATTGATGGAATAACTAATACCGTGATTACCACCATCACGGTCGGATTCAATCCTTATGCTTTACTCTATAATCTGACTAACAACAAGATCTATTGTGCAAATCGGTATAGCAATACTGTGACCGTAATCGACGGTACGACCAACAATGTGATCAGCAACATCATGGTTGGTGATGGTCCCTGTGCTTTTGGATACAATCCGGCCAACAATAAGATCTACTGCGCAAATCAGTATAGCGACAGCGTGACCGTGATCGACGGTGCTACCAATAGCGTCATTACTAACATAAATGTCGATAGCTGCCCTCGCGCTTTCGTTTACAATCCGACCAACAACAAGATCTACTGCGCAAATAGCTATGGAGATAATGTGAGCGTGATCGATGGAGTGACCAACAACGTTATTAGCACTGTCACAGTCGGTGATGGTCCTCGAGCCTTAGTCTATAATCCCTCCAACGACAAAGTATACTGCGCAAATCAATACAGCAATAATGTTACGGTGATTGACGGTGCGACTAACGGCGTGATTACCACCATCACGACTGGCAGTAATCCTTATGACTTAGTCTACAATCCAGCCAACAACACGGTCTACTGCATAAATAGCTACAGCGATAGCACAACCGTGATCGACGGAGCAACTAACAATGTGATTTCTACTATCGCGGTTGGTGATTGGCCTTGTGCTTTAGCCTACAACCCGACCGATGATGAGATCTATTGTGCTAATAGATATGGTGGTAGCCTGACCGTAATTGATGCAATCAACAATAGCATCATCAACACACTCGCGGTCGGCAGCTGTCCTTGTGTCTTTGCGTACAATTCCACAAGCAACACAGTCTACGCTGCAACTCAGTATAGCGATATTATCACTGCGATTGATGGCGTGACGAACACAGTAATTACAAATATCCCATCCGGTCGCTATCCCCAATCACTTATCTATAATGCCTTCACCAATAAAATCTACTGTGCAAATGGTGGAAGCAACAATGTAACAGTAATCGACGGAGCCACCAATCTTGTTATTGACACAATCACAGTCGGTCAAAATCCTTGTGCATTAGTACGTAATACAAACAATAATATCTACTGTGTAAATAAATATAGTGATAATATGACCGTGATCGATGGAGCGAACGACAGTGTGATTACCACCCTGAACGTCGGCACTAGTCCTATCAACTTAGTATATAACTCCACAGACAACAAGGTGTACTGCGCTAACCAAGGAAGCAATTCTATAACCATAATTGATGGTTCGACAAACAACATCATCACCAATATCACAGTCGGTGGTGGTCCATATGCCTTAGTCTATAATTCAACAGATAACAAGGTCTATAGCGCTAATCAGTACAGCGACAATGTGTCTGTGATTGACGGCGCGGGTGATAGCGTGATTACTACTGTGATAGTTGGTGATTGGCCTGTTGCATTGGTCCATAATTCCATAAACAACAAAGTCTATTGTGCGAATGAATCAAGCGACAATGTATCAGTAATCGATGGCGTGATCGACAGCGTGATTGCCACGATCACAGTTGGCAACGTGCCGTGTGCATTCGTTCACGATTTCGCCAATAACAATGTGTACTGCGCAAATTTTTCCGACAGTAGTGTCACCGTGATTAATGGTGCAACCGATAGTGTAATTACAAATCTCGTAGTTGGTGACAAACCTATTTCCTTTACTTTGAATCCTGTTCAGAATCGGATCTACGTAGCAAATTACTATAGTTCAAGTGTTTCGGTGATTTGCGACTCGGTAACGGGAATAGACGAGTTATCGCAAAGCACTTCGTACTTAACTTTGGCCGTCTATCCCAATCCGACAAAAACGGCACTCACTATTCGTGCTTACGGACCGCTGCGCAATGTCAGGATATATGACATCCTTGGTGAATTAGTAAGAACAGTGACTTTGACAAAATTTGATAATGTAATCACAGTCTCGATGAATAACATGAGCGCCGGCGTTTATTTTGTGAAGGTGAATACCGAAGACTCTGAGTTAATCAGAAAAGTGGTAGTGACAAAGTGATATTCGCTGGAATAAGTAAGTGAAAGGGAAGTAACCTAGATTACTCCCCTTTTCATTTGGTCCACTTTTGGTCCAATTTAAGCATAGAATACACGGAATTAGGTAGAATTCTACCGTTTCTCTTTATCAGCATTTTCAATAATAAGGAAACGAGTATCCTCGTCCCGAAAGCGGGACGGGACGTTCAATAGCGAGAAAGAGCAAAATTCCCGCAAAGCATTGATACACCGTAATCTCAGCGAATTCAAAGTGTAGTGTAATCGCATTCGAAGCCCGTATCGTCAAAAACATCGGAAGTTGAGAAGGTAAGAAGTTAAGAGGCTAAGAAACAGAACGATACTAGCGGAACCGATCGTCTTTTAGTAATTTCGAATTTCGCAACTCCAAATTCAAAATGTTGTTATAACAGTAATAACGGACTAAACGAGAATAACGAGCCAAACGAGATTAGCGATTATAGCAGAAATATCAATGCAACGCCAATGACGGCAATGATCGTTCCGAGTATGGCTCCGGTACTGATCTTTTCTTTGAATATCCAGTATGACAAAGGAATCAGAAGAATCGGCGGCAGTGCCATGAGGGTCGATGCGATGCCTATGTAGGTGTTCTGGACTGCCACGAGCGACAACCATACTCCCAGAAAAGGTCCGAAGAACGCGCCACCTATCATTGCCGTTGCACCTTTTCTATCGTTAAGCTTAACCACAGTCCGTGGTACTCGACCCCGAACGAGCGTAATCAGCCAGAGTAGACACGCTGCAACGAAGACCCGGATTATGTTGCCAGAGAGTGCAGAGTAATTGTCGGCGAGACCCTTTTTGGATAAGATCAGACCGAGTGCCTGGCCCATCGCGCCACCAATGCCACACATGATGCCGAGGATGTAGTGATTTTTTTTGTGACCGTTGTTCCGACGTTCTGCGACCACCCATATAATACCAGCAATCACAATTGTAATGGCAAGGAGTTGGGTGAAATCGAGCAACTCGTCCAGAAATAACCATGCAATGAATGTTCCGAAAACCGGGACGAGTGCCATTAACAGCATGCTTATTCTGGCGCCGAGCAATACAAATGCCCGGAACAGTAGCATATCACCAATGGCAAAGCCGATAATCCCGGATAATCCAAACCAGAACCAGTGGTGTTGACTGGCGGCAGTCGGAAAGAACCCTCCAAACGTTACGAAATGAGCGATCATGAGCAGAATCAACGCTACAACCAGTCGCAGACGGTTCACCGTATTATGACCGAGTCGTCGTGAGGATATGGTGAAGAGTATCGAACCAAAAGACCAGCAGAGTGCCGTACCGATGGCTGCGAATTCACCGAAATAGCTGGTCACTGATATGTATTCTGGTATCTAGTATCTAATTATGCGGGTATTTTGGGATACGGATAATCTTGAGTCAGCGAACTGATCAATGCGTAGGCGGCTGGGTATGATGGTTCCGACGACAATATAAAGACGGACCGTATTGTGCGCTCGATGAGCGATATTTGTCGTGTAGTTAATCTCATGCATCATACTGCGATTCATTTCAACACGTAGTATACGTTTTTATCATGAATTGTCAACAAATATAAATTGACGCTCCAGGAGAGCGGCAACCGTTTTGTTCGTGATGTTATGGATGTCCTGTCTTCTTCTTGTGTTGCTCTCCGCTGCTCACATCTATCCTGCAAGTTTGGTGATTGACATAATATGGTGGTACAATATAATACTAGGAGAAACGAAAGGCAGTTGTGCTATGTTTGTGAATTGCTCTTATTTATGTGTTATGTGCGATAGAAAGGTGCATTATGCATGAAACAAGGATATTGATCGCCGATGATGATGAAAACATAAGGAAATCACTGTCAGAATTGCTGACAGGAGATGGACATTATGTTCTGGCAGTAGAGGATGGATATGCTGCAATTGAGGCCATCGCATGCGACCAGTGGGATTTGGTGATTCTGGACGTAAAGATGCCAAAAATCGACGGGCTCGAAGTATTGAAAAGAATTAAGGAATCTAATTCTGGGGCGGATGTGATAATAATTACAGGATATTCTACCGTAGAAAATGCTGTTGCTGTTATGAAAACTGGCGCTGCAGACTACATCGTGAAACCATTTACGCCCGATGAGATACGTATTCGCATACGTAACATTATTGACAGGAGACTAATCACAGCTGAGAACATATATCTGCGGCGGGAATTGGAGGAGCGATTCAAATTCGAGAATATCATCGGAAAGAGCAAAGCGATGCAGGAAATCTTCAGACTGATCGAAAAAGTCGCACCGACTGATTCAACGATTCTAATACGCGGGCAGAGCGGGACAGGGAAGGAACTAATCGCTCGGGCTATTCATCAACATTCACTTAGAAAAGACGAAAAATTCATTGCCGTAGATTGCGGCGCTCTGCCGGAGACTCTTCTTGAGAGTGAATTATTCGGCCATGTGAAAGGTTCATTTACAGGTGCAATAGTCACAAAGAGTGGCCTTTTGGAAGTGGCAAGTGGGGGGACGTTTTTTCTTGATGAAATCGGAGACTTGAGCCCTGGTATGCAGGCCAAGATGCTGCGGGTTCTGCAGGAAAAAGAATTCAGACAAGTCGGTGGCGTAAAGAATATTAAGGTTGATATTCGACTGGTTGCGGCAACGAATCAGGATCTGGAAATGATGATCAAAAAAGGGATGTTTAGGGAGGACCTCTTCTACAGGATCAACATCGTCCCGATCCATCTGCCGCCATTGAGGGAGCGGCAGGAAGATATTCCTCTCTTTGTAGATCATTTCCTCAAGGTGTATAACGAAAGGCGTAATAAGCGAATAAAGGGTTTCACCCCTGAAGCGCTGCGTATGCTTATTGAATTTCATTGGCCTGGGAATGTGCGTGAGTTGGAAAATATAATCGATCGTATGGTGATAATGAGTGATAGCGAAATTATCGATGTGGAACACGTACCAATATATATCGTCGGTAATCGGGTCTGTTTCAAAATAACCGCTGCTCGGACCGCCGCCGAGCTGAAGGAATTGAAAAAGCACATAAGAGTAGAGGCGGTCGGGAACGTTGAGAAGGCGTTTCTGACGGAAGCACTCAGACGGAATGAGTGGAATGTAAGCAAGGCTGCTCGTGACGTGGGGATGCAAAGGCAGAATTTCCAGGCAATGATGCGAAAACACGATATTCGCCCTTAGTCTTAAACACCCGCTAGATTCTACCCTTACTACAATCTGCATATTCATTTCATTCATGCATACTATTTACATGCATCAGTTGAAAGAAAATTCTATTAAATCACAGGATATTTTTACATAGGTGCATATTTTAGCTTTTCCTGACTAATTTGACTACAAGGGGCACGATGACGCGTAGGCTA from candidate division WOR-3 bacterium includes the following:
- a CDS encoding T9SS type A sorting domain-containing protein → MPRAFTYSLPNNRIYVGGEAGNCVITIDCETNEKIARIPAGPGILSLCYNSTDDKVYCANCDGDNLTVIDGITNTVITTITVGFNPYALLYNLTNNKIYCANRYSNTVTVIDGTTNNVISNIMVGDGPCAFGYNPANNKIYCANQYSDSVTVIDGATNSVITNINVDSCPRAFVYNPTNNKIYCANSYGDNVSVIDGVTNNVISTVTVGDGPRALVYNPSNDKVYCANQYSNNVTVIDGATNGVITTITTGSNPYDLVYNPANNTVYCINSYSDSTTVIDGATNNVISTIAVGDWPCALAYNPTDDEIYCANRYGGSLTVIDAINNSIINTLAVGSCPCVFAYNSTSNTVYAATQYSDIITAIDGVTNTVITNIPSGRYPQSLIYNAFTNKIYCANGGSNNVTVIDGATNLVIDTITVGQNPCALVRNTNNNIYCVNKYSDNMTVIDGANDSVITTLNVGTSPINLVYNSTDNKVYCANQGSNSITIIDGSTNNIITNITVGGGPYALVYNSTDNKVYSANQYSDNVSVIDGAGDSVITTVIVGDWPVALVHNSINNKVYCANESSDNVSVIDGVIDSVIATITVGNVPCAFVHDFANNNVYCANFSDSSVTVINGATDSVITNLVVGDKPISFTLNPVQNRIYVANYYSSSVSVICDSVTGIDELSQSTSYLTLAVYPNPTKTALTIRAYGPLRNVRIYDILGELVRTVTLTKFDNVITVSMNNMSAGVYFVKVNTEDSELIRKVVVTK
- a CDS encoding sigma-54 dependent transcriptional regulator, with the translated sequence MHETRILIADDDENIRKSLSELLTGDGHYVLAVEDGYAAIEAIACDQWDLVILDVKMPKIDGLEVLKRIKESNSGADVIIITGYSTVENAVAVMKTGAADYIVKPFTPDEIRIRIRNIIDRRLITAENIYLRRELEERFKFENIIGKSKAMQEIFRLIEKVAPTDSTILIRGQSGTGKELIARAIHQHSLRKDEKFIAVDCGALPETLLESELFGHVKGSFTGAIVTKSGLLEVASGGTFFLDEIGDLSPGMQAKMLRVLQEKEFRQVGGVKNIKVDIRLVAATNQDLEMMIKKGMFREDLFYRINIVPIHLPPLRERQEDIPLFVDHFLKVYNERRNKRIKGFTPEALRMLIEFHWPGNVRELENIIDRMVIMSDSEIIDVEHVPIYIVGNRVCFKITAARTAAELKELKKHIRVEAVGNVEKAFLTEALRRNEWNVSKAARDVGMQRQNFQAMMRKHDIRP
- a CDS encoding DMT family transporter; protein product: MTSYFGEFAAIGTALCWSFGSILFTISSRRLGHNTVNRLRLVVALILLMIAHFVTFGGFFPTAASQHHWFWFGLSGIIGFAIGDMLLFRAFVLLGARISMLLMALVPVFGTFIAWLFLDELLDFTQLLAITIVIAGIIWVVAERRNNGHKKNHYILGIMCGIGGAMGQALGLILSKKGLADNYSALSGNIIRVFVAACLLWLITLVRGRVPRTVVKLNDRKGATAMIGGAFFGPFLGVWLSLVAVQNTYIGIASTLMALPPILLIPLSYWIFKEKISTGAILGTIIAVIGVALIFLL